In a single window of the Saccharothrix australiensis genome:
- a CDS encoding response regulator transcription factor yields MLVVDDEVGVRRALERGLSAEGMEVVTAADGPNALRVALTGAFDVVLLDVMLPGLSGYRVLQRMRAEGVRTPVLMVSAKDGEVDQADGLDLGADGYLVKPFSFVVLVAQVRALLRRNQADLARRKLKLGELVVDRAVREVSWAGSPVSLSPREYAVLDVLASRAGSVVTKDELLRTVWGDEQAATRNAVEVYVGYLRRKLDAMGAGEVVRTVRGHGYLASTPDLDAALDSTAARRR; encoded by the coding sequence GTGCTGGTAGTTGACGACGAGGTGGGCGTGCGGCGCGCCCTGGAGCGCGGCCTGTCCGCGGAGGGCATGGAGGTGGTCACGGCCGCCGACGGGCCGAACGCGCTGCGGGTGGCGTTGACGGGCGCTTTCGACGTCGTGCTGCTGGACGTCATGCTGCCCGGCCTGAGCGGCTACCGGGTGCTCCAGCGGATGCGCGCCGAGGGCGTGCGGACACCGGTGCTCATGGTGTCGGCGAAGGACGGCGAGGTGGACCAGGCCGACGGGCTCGACCTGGGCGCGGACGGCTACCTGGTCAAGCCGTTCAGCTTCGTGGTGCTGGTCGCGCAGGTGCGGGCGTTGCTCCGGCGCAACCAGGCCGACCTGGCCAGGCGCAAGCTCAAGCTGGGCGAGCTGGTGGTCGACCGCGCGGTGCGCGAGGTGAGCTGGGCGGGCTCGCCGGTGAGCCTGTCGCCCCGCGAGTACGCCGTGCTGGACGTGCTGGCCAGCCGCGCGGGCTCGGTGGTGACCAAGGACGAGCTGCTCCGCACCGTGTGGGGCGACGAGCAGGCGGCGACCCGCAACGCGGTCGAGGTCTACGTCGGCTACCTGCGGCGCAAGCTGGACGCGATGGGCGCGGGGGAGGTGGTGCGCACCGTGCGGGGCCACGGCTACCTGGCCTCGACGCCCGACCTGGACGCGGCGCTGGACTCGACGGCCGCCAGGCGCAGGTGA
- a CDS encoding ABC transporter permease, with amino-acid sequence MGTLVATRAPLGRQLRSELRWIVRRPRTVIGLSALCLVPLLAGIGLWFALDGDGPAGPGLAAIISGNGLVLPVFTLFLALPLLLPLVGAIWAADGLAGESQHGTLRGLLLSPVGRLRLLAIKAFGVATMTLFAVALIAVVGAVVGAILFGGQGMLTLSGNTLPFVDALGRIALTVALVTFQVWGVSAIALAISACTEHPLVVMAATMAGVIVSGVLGLFSALDWLHPYLITSGWDDLVDVMRDPLPTDQLWHSTALAGCYVLIGLSLAAMRLATKDT; translated from the coding sequence ATGGGCACCCTGGTCGCGACCCGCGCCCCGCTGGGCAGGCAGCTGCGGTCGGAGCTGCGGTGGATCGTGCGCAGGCCGCGCACGGTGATCGGGCTGTCGGCGCTGTGCCTGGTGCCGCTGCTGGCGGGCATCGGGCTGTGGTTCGCGCTCGACGGCGACGGGCCGGCCGGGCCGGGTCTCGCCGCGATCATCTCGGGCAACGGCCTGGTGCTGCCGGTGTTCACGCTGTTCCTGGCGCTGCCGCTGCTGCTGCCCCTGGTCGGGGCGATCTGGGCGGCGGACGGGCTGGCGGGCGAGTCGCAGCACGGCACGCTGCGCGGGCTGCTGCTGTCCCCGGTGGGGCGGTTGCGGCTGCTGGCGATCAAGGCGTTCGGCGTGGCCACGATGACGCTGTTCGCGGTCGCGCTGATCGCGGTCGTCGGCGCCGTCGTCGGCGCGATCCTGTTCGGCGGACAGGGGATGTTGACGCTGTCCGGCAACACCCTGCCGTTCGTCGACGCGCTGGGGCGGATCGCGCTGACCGTCGCGCTGGTGACGTTCCAGGTGTGGGGTGTGTCGGCGATCGCGCTGGCGATCTCGGCGTGCACCGAGCACCCGCTGGTCGTGATGGCGGCGACGATGGCGGGCGTGATCGTGTCCGGGGTGCTCGGCCTGTTCAGCGCGCTGGACTGGCTGCACCCGTACCTGATCACCTCGGGCTGGGACGACCTGGTCGACGTGATGCGCGACCCGCTGCCGACCGATCAGCTGTGGCACAGCACGGCGTTGGCGGGCTGCTACGTCCTGATCGGACTGTCGCTGGCGGCAATGCGGTTGGCGACGAAGGACACCTGA
- a CDS encoding 4a-hydroxytetrahydrobiopterin dehydratase, producing MAELLTDDQVTRALSTLPDWRAQDAALVRTAELASFTQAIQVVNRVAEIAENDDHHPDIDIRWRTLTFRCSTHSAGGITALDVSLAEEIDGVLDALA from the coding sequence ATGGCCGAGCTGCTGACCGACGACCAGGTGACCCGAGCCCTGTCCACGCTGCCGGACTGGCGGGCGCAGGACGCGGCGCTGGTGCGCACCGCGGAACTGGCGAGCTTCACGCAGGCGATCCAGGTGGTGAACCGGGTCGCGGAGATCGCCGAGAACGACGACCACCACCCGGACATCGACATCCGCTGGCGCACGCTGACCTTCCGGTGCAGCACGCACTCCGCCGGTGGCATCACCGCGCTGGACGTGTCACTGGCGGAGGAGATCGACGGAGTGCTCGACGCGCTCGCGTGA
- a CDS encoding ABC transporter permease, whose translation MLPLAFLGVFFAWPVVAIVGLGFGFGAVERSGAVWPVLADPRTWDLVGFTLGQAAAATALALVAGLPVAFLLARCRVWGTGLVRAAVMVPFVLPTVVVGLAFRALWPDGGVLPIVLANAFFNVAVVARTVGGLWARVDRRAEDAARALGASRARAFTSVVLPALAPAIGSAASVVFLFCATSFGVVLVLGGARHRTLETEIYLRTVELFDLSGAAALSLLQFAAVLAVLLLGGAARRRRERSLALRVEAPRRPAGGEWGVVAAAWLVVGALLLPVVGLVVRSLATDDGWSLAGYRALAGTGERGTLAVPGWQAAVNSVRTATDATLVALVVGVLSAVVLVALRRHGSWLAETLDTALMLPLGVSAVTVGFGYLITMDALPGDFRTSPLLVPLAQALVVTPLVVRIVLPVLRAVDERLRQAAATLGASPWRVWREVDLPLAARSLVAAAGFGFVVALGEFGATSFLARPDAPTLPVVIARLMSRPGELNSQLAYAACALLMVVTTAAVLLIERLRVPAGGEF comes from the coding sequence CTGCTGCCCCTGGCGTTCCTCGGGGTGTTCTTCGCCTGGCCGGTGGTCGCGATCGTCGGCCTGGGCTTCGGGTTCGGCGCGGTCGAGCGCTCGGGCGCGGTGTGGCCGGTGCTGGCCGACCCGCGCACCTGGGACCTGGTCGGCTTCACCCTCGGCCAGGCGGCGGCGGCCACGGCGCTCGCGCTGGTCGCGGGGCTGCCGGTGGCGTTCCTGCTGGCCAGGTGCCGGGTGTGGGGCACGGGCCTGGTGCGGGCGGCGGTGATGGTGCCGTTCGTGCTGCCGACCGTGGTGGTCGGGCTGGCGTTCCGGGCGCTGTGGCCGGACGGCGGCGTGCTGCCGATCGTGCTGGCGAACGCGTTCTTCAACGTCGCCGTGGTGGCCCGGACCGTCGGCGGGCTGTGGGCTCGGGTCGACCGGCGGGCCGAGGACGCGGCGCGGGCGCTGGGCGCGTCCAGGGCGCGGGCGTTCACCTCGGTGGTGCTGCCCGCGCTGGCGCCCGCGATCGGGTCGGCGGCCTCGGTGGTGTTCCTGTTCTGCGCCACCAGTTTCGGGGTGGTGCTGGTGCTCGGCGGCGCGCGGCACCGGACCCTGGAGACCGAGATCTACCTGCGCACGGTCGAGCTGTTCGACCTGTCGGGTGCGGCGGCGCTGTCGTTGCTCCAGTTCGCGGCCGTGCTGGCGGTGCTGCTGCTGGGCGGGGCGGCCCGACGCCGTCGCGAGCGGTCGCTGGCCCTGCGGGTGGAGGCCCCGCGTCGACCCGCCGGCGGCGAGTGGGGCGTGGTGGCGGCGGCCTGGCTGGTGGTCGGCGCGCTGCTGCTGCCCGTGGTGGGCCTGGTGGTGCGGTCCCTGGCCACCGACGACGGCTGGAGCCTCGCCGGGTACCGGGCGCTGGCCGGCACGGGCGAGCGCGGCACGCTCGCCGTGCCCGGGTGGCAGGCGGCGGTGAACTCGGTGCGCACGGCCACGGACGCGACGCTGGTCGCGCTGGTCGTGGGCGTGCTGTCGGCGGTGGTGCTGGTCGCGTTGCGGCGGCACGGGTCGTGGCTCGCGGAGACCCTGGACACGGCGCTGATGCTGCCGCTTGGCGTGTCGGCGGTGACCGTCGGGTTCGGGTACCTGATCACGATGGACGCGCTGCCCGGCGACTTCCGCACCTCGCCGCTGCTGGTGCCGCTGGCGCAGGCGCTCGTGGTGACGCCGCTGGTGGTGCGGATCGTGCTGCCGGTGCTGCGTGCGGTCGACGAGCGGCTGCGGCAGGCCGCCGCGACGCTGGGCGCGAGCCCGTGGCGGGTGTGGCGGGAGGTCGACCTGCCGCTGGCGGCCCGGTCGCTGGTCGCGGCGGCGGGGTTCGGGTTCGTGGTGGCGCTGGGCGAGTTCGGGGCGACCAGCTTCCTGGCCCGACCGGACGCGCCGACGCTGCCGGTCGTGATCGCGCGGCTGATGTCGCGGCCGGGCGAGTTGAACAGCCAGCTGGCGTACGCGGCGTGCGCGCTGCTGATGGTGGTGACCACGGCGGCGGTGCTGCTGATCGAGCGGCTGCGGGTGCCGGCCGGCGGGGAGTTCTAG
- a CDS encoding ABC transporter ATP-binding protein produces MTTSTSARAEPAGTGATPALAARTRGLRKVYGHTVAVDRVDLDVPRGAVLGMLGPNGSGKTTTIRMLLGLVRPTEGEVELLGERLPDGAAAALPHVGALVEGPGFHPFLSGRENLRRVAAFEPLLATGSIKQAVEDALERVGLAAAAHRRYRGYSLGMKQRLGLASALLVERKLIVLDEPTNGLDPAGTREVRNVIAELRNGSTTVVVSSHLLSEIEATCTHVAVLHRGTVVAQGDLAELLQAESSALLVVTPEWMEALNVLREGRISARPSLDGLRVELIGTTPPAVLETLVKAGIPVWEARRQRTGLEELFARLTEAEEADEGLSAVDTIEEKA; encoded by the coding sequence ATGACCACCTCGACCAGCGCGCGGGCGGAGCCGGCCGGCACCGGCGCCACCCCCGCCCTCGCGGCCCGCACGCGGGGGCTGCGCAAGGTGTACGGGCACACCGTCGCGGTGGACCGGGTGGACCTCGACGTGCCGCGGGGGGCGGTGCTCGGGATGCTCGGCCCCAACGGGTCGGGCAAGACCACCACGATCCGGATGCTGCTCGGGCTCGTGCGGCCGACCGAGGGTGAGGTCGAGCTGCTGGGCGAGCGGCTGCCGGACGGGGCCGCGGCGGCGCTGCCGCACGTCGGCGCGCTGGTCGAGGGTCCGGGTTTCCACCCGTTCCTGTCCGGCCGGGAGAACCTCCGGCGGGTCGCGGCGTTCGAGCCGCTGCTCGCCACCGGCTCCATCAAGCAGGCGGTGGAGGACGCGTTGGAGCGGGTCGGGCTCGCCGCCGCCGCGCACCGCCGGTACCGGGGCTACTCGCTGGGCATGAAGCAGCGCCTCGGGCTGGCGTCCGCGCTGCTGGTGGAGCGCAAGCTGATCGTGCTCGACGAGCCGACCAACGGCCTCGACCCGGCGGGCACGCGGGAGGTGCGCAACGTCATCGCCGAGTTGCGCAACGGCAGCACCACCGTCGTGGTGTCGTCGCACCTGCTCAGCGAGATCGAGGCGACCTGCACGCACGTCGCCGTGCTGCACCGGGGCACCGTCGTGGCCCAGGGCGACCTGGCCGAGCTGCTCCAGGCCGAGAGCAGTGCGCTCCTGGTGGTCACGCCGGAGTGGATGGAGGCGTTGAACGTGCTGCGGGAGGGCCGGATCTCGGCGCGGCCGTCCCTCGACGGGCTGCGCGTCGAGCTGATCGGCACCACGCCGCCCGCCGTGCTGGAGACGCTGGTCAAGGCGGGCATCCCGGTGTGGGAGGCGCGGCGGCAGCGCACCGGGCTGGAGGAGCTGTTCGCCCGGCTGACCGAGGCGGAGGAAGCCGACGAGGGGCTGTCCGCGGTGGACACGATCGAGGAGAAGGCGTGA
- a CDS encoding LolA family protein — MNRRRVTVATAAVGVIAGAAGLGVLALPAGAGPAPVLPDVSAESLVESVLTAKPAAFGGTVEVANDLGIPAIAGLPQLSDGDSKLRMWTDGEGRVRVQLPSGDAERTFVDDGQTGWLWDSADQTVKQLPHGTRSAPALDLDPEGGRSVPSDPVSLSREVVAKIKEFSDVSVDGTARVAGRSTYELVLSPKPTERTVLREVRVAVDSELRVPLRVAVLTNGTDVPAVQVGFAELNVGAQDASLFTFTPPAGAKVEQSTPDGPTEEEKALAESALAEAGPEVHGEGWDVVLTARVTPDALTGMAEARQRSGREWKGGEDSADVDVQGLLKQLGKQVGGPWGSGTLITTRVGGLLLADDGRVAVGAVPEQVLTESIAKVK, encoded by the coding sequence ATGAACCGGAGAAGGGTGACCGTGGCCACCGCGGCGGTCGGCGTCATCGCCGGGGCCGCGGGTCTGGGGGTGCTCGCGCTGCCCGCCGGTGCGGGGCCCGCGCCCGTCCTGCCGGACGTGAGCGCGGAGTCCCTGGTGGAGTCGGTGCTCACGGCGAAGCCGGCCGCGTTCGGCGGCACGGTCGAGGTGGCCAACGACCTGGGCATCCCGGCCATCGCGGGCCTGCCGCAGCTGTCGGACGGCGACTCGAAGCTGCGCATGTGGACCGACGGCGAGGGGCGCGTGCGGGTGCAGCTGCCGTCGGGCGACGCCGAGCGGACGTTCGTCGACGACGGGCAGACGGGTTGGCTGTGGGACTCGGCCGACCAGACGGTCAAGCAGCTGCCCCACGGCACGCGGTCCGCGCCGGCGTTGGACCTCGACCCGGAGGGCGGGCGGTCCGTGCCGTCGGACCCGGTCTCGCTGTCCCGCGAGGTCGTGGCCAAGATCAAGGAGTTCAGCGACGTCAGCGTCGACGGCACGGCCCGCGTCGCGGGGCGGTCGACCTACGAGCTGGTGCTGAGCCCCAAGCCCACCGAGCGGACGGTCCTGCGCGAGGTGCGCGTGGCCGTGGACTCCGAGCTGCGCGTGCCGCTGCGGGTGGCCGTGCTGACCAACGGGACGGACGTGCCCGCGGTGCAGGTCGGCTTCGCGGAGCTGAACGTGGGCGCGCAGGACGCGAGCCTGTTCACCTTCACCCCGCCGGCGGGCGCGAAGGTCGAGCAGTCCACGCCGGACGGCCCGACGGAGGAGGAGAAGGCGCTCGCGGAGAGCGCGCTGGCCGAGGCCGGGCCCGAGGTCCACGGTGAGGGCTGGGACGTCGTGCTGACCGCCAGGGTGACCCCGGACGCGCTGACCGGGATGGCCGAGGCGCGGCAGCGGTCGGGTCGCGAGTGGAAGGGCGGCGAGGACTCGGCGGACGTCGACGTCCAGGGCCTGCTCAAGCAGCTGGGCAAGCAGGTCGGCGGCCCGTGGGGCAGCGGGACGCTGATCACCACCAGGGTGGGTGGCCTCCTGCTGGCCGACGACGGCCGGGTGGCCGTCGGCGCGGTGCCGGAGCAGGTGCTGACCGAGAGCATCGCGAAGGTGAAGTGA
- a CDS encoding mannosyltransferase: MTKLRAVEARVFPVAPWLFGLSLAGHLVMVALQTKMTMVDLLVYRNGSPELFTGGLYQWRLKEFSDQFALPFTYPPFAALLFAPLSWVSWGVARWVWQLLCLACLWLLVRKSLDLAGSADPRRALLWTALFVWVEPVRTTLNYGQINLVLAALLLATLVSARPWLAGAGVGLAAGVKLTPAISGLYFLVTRNFKAAAWSIAAFAGTVGLGYAVSASQSHQFWFELLGDASRVGPVGSAINQSLRGALSRTVGHDVETGPVFLLGAAVAVAATAWALRSAVRAGDRLAMIVAVQFLGLLVSPISWSHHWVWAVPALLWLVQGVRHRLATVTAWAWLLAIGSYLISFLLKAQESIWITSRPWYLSLLGWVYPAVGLLTLVTIAVVLRERSRERVEHSVDLLRQ; encoded by the coding sequence GTGACGAAGCTGCGAGCGGTCGAGGCTCGGGTGTTCCCCGTCGCGCCCTGGCTGTTCGGGCTGTCGCTCGCCGGCCACCTCGTGATGGTGGCGCTCCAGACCAAGATGACGATGGTGGACCTGCTGGTCTACCGGAACGGCTCGCCCGAGCTGTTCACCGGCGGGCTGTACCAGTGGCGGCTCAAGGAGTTCTCCGACCAGTTCGCCCTGCCGTTCACCTACCCGCCGTTCGCGGCGCTCCTGTTCGCGCCGCTGTCCTGGGTCTCGTGGGGCGTGGCGCGGTGGGTCTGGCAACTGCTCTGCCTGGCGTGCCTGTGGCTCCTGGTGCGCAAGTCGCTCGACCTGGCGGGCAGCGCGGACCCGCGCCGGGCGCTGCTGTGGACCGCGTTGTTCGTGTGGGTCGAGCCGGTGCGGACGACGCTGAACTACGGGCAAATCAACCTGGTCCTCGCCGCACTGCTGCTGGCGACGCTGGTCAGCGCGCGGCCCTGGCTCGCAGGCGCGGGCGTCGGGCTCGCGGCGGGCGTCAAGCTCACGCCCGCCATCTCGGGGCTGTACTTCCTGGTGACGCGGAACTTCAAGGCCGCCGCCTGGTCGATCGCCGCGTTCGCGGGCACGGTCGGCCTCGGGTACGCGGTCTCCGCGAGCCAGTCCCACCAGTTCTGGTTCGAGCTGCTCGGTGACGCCTCCCGCGTCGGCCCGGTCGGGTCGGCGATCAACCAGTCGCTGCGCGGCGCGCTGTCGCGGACCGTCGGGCACGACGTGGAGACGGGGCCGGTCTTCCTGCTCGGCGCGGCGGTGGCCGTCGCGGCGACGGCGTGGGCGCTGCGCTCGGCGGTGCGGGCGGGCGACCGGCTGGCGATGATCGTCGCCGTCCAGTTCCTGGGCCTGCTGGTGTCGCCGATCTCGTGGAGCCACCACTGGGTGTGGGCGGTGCCCGCGCTGCTGTGGCTGGTCCAGGGCGTGCGCCACCGCCTCGCGACGGTCACCGCGTGGGCGTGGCTGCTCGCGATCGGCAGCTACCTGATCTCGTTCCTGCTCAAGGCGCAGGAGTCGATCTGGATCACCTCGCGCCCCTGGTACCTGTCGCTGCTCGGCTGGGTGTACCCGGCGGTGGGGCTGCTCACCCTCGTGACGATCGCCGTGGTGCTGCGGGAGCGCTCACGCGAGCGCGTCGAGCACTCCGTCGATCTCCTCCGCCAGTGA
- a CDS encoding thiamine ABC transporter substrate-binding protein yields the protein MLRRVLTAACAGIALTACSVTAGDPPPPGERVVTLVTHDSFAVRPEVLDAFKRETGITVKTLASGDAGELTNKLVLTKGNPIGDVAFGVDSTFASRALGEGVFAEYAAAGADRGAQRYRLDPPDRLHAVDVGDVCVNVDVAALRDKGEPRTYADLADPKYRDLLVVEDPATSSPGLAFLLGTIAEFGESGWPEYWSKLKANGVKVVSGWEEAYTQDFSGSSGKGPRPIVVSYASSPSAEIGDDGAPRTKALLDTCYRQVEYAGVLNGAKNAEDARKVVDFLLSEQFQAEVPGQMYVYPSREGVALPEAWTKAAPLPDEARALPASQVDANRERWVQQWRSLVQG from the coding sequence ATGCTGCGACGTGTGCTGACCGCCGCCTGCGCCGGGATCGCGTTGACCGCGTGCTCGGTGACCGCCGGCGACCCGCCGCCACCGGGTGAGCGGGTCGTCACGCTGGTGACGCACGACTCGTTCGCCGTGCGGCCCGAGGTGCTCGACGCGTTCAAGCGCGAGACCGGGATCACCGTGAAGACCCTGGCGAGCGGCGACGCGGGCGAGCTGACCAACAAGCTGGTGCTCACCAAGGGCAACCCGATCGGCGACGTGGCGTTCGGCGTCGACTCGACGTTCGCCTCGCGGGCGCTGGGCGAGGGCGTGTTCGCCGAGTACGCCGCCGCCGGCGCGGACCGGGGCGCGCAGCGCTACCGCCTCGACCCGCCCGACCGGCTGCACGCGGTCGACGTCGGCGACGTGTGCGTGAACGTCGACGTCGCCGCGCTGCGCGACAAGGGCGAGCCGCGGACCTACGCCGACCTGGCCGACCCGAAGTACCGGGACCTGCTCGTCGTCGAGGACCCGGCCACCTCCTCGCCCGGCCTGGCGTTCCTGCTGGGCACGATCGCCGAGTTCGGCGAGTCGGGCTGGCCGGAGTACTGGTCGAAGCTGAAGGCCAACGGCGTGAAGGTGGTCAGCGGCTGGGAAGAGGCGTACACGCAGGACTTCTCCGGCTCCAGCGGCAAGGGGCCGCGGCCGATCGTGGTGTCCTACGCGTCGTCGCCGTCGGCCGAGATCGGCGACGACGGCGCGCCGCGCACCAAGGCGCTGCTGGACACCTGCTACCGGCAGGTCGAGTACGCGGGCGTGCTGAACGGGGCGAAGAACGCCGAGGACGCGCGCAAGGTCGTGGACTTCCTGCTGTCGGAGCAGTTCCAGGCCGAGGTGCCCGGTCAGATGTACGTGTACCCGTCGCGCGAGGGCGTGGCGCTGCCCGAGGCGTGGACCAAGGCCGCGCCGCTGCCCGACGAGGCGCGCGCCCTGCCCGCGAGCCAGGTCGACGCCAACCGCGAGCGGTGGGTCCAGCAGTGGCGCTCCCTGGTCCAAGGCTGA
- a CDS encoding ABC transporter ATP-binding protein: protein MALELNGISVRYGAVEAVSDVDLAVGDGEVVALLGPSGCGKSTLLRAVAGLEQPSAGVVAWDGVDVAGTPVHRRGFGLVFQDGQLFPHRDVAGNVAFGLRMRREPREVRRARVDELLELVGLGGYQRRKVTELSGGEQQRVALARALAPRPRLLLLDEPLSALDRALRESLAVDLARLLREAGATALVVTHDHDEAFTLADRVAVMRAGRIRQVGPPSLVWRSPVDVEVARFLGCGKVLGAEAARRLLGVPARVGLRATALRVDPDGPLSAEVLERVHRRDHVRLLVRLVGAGSEPGADAAAAAGEAGAEQVGPDQAGADQAGAGVDRSGATGVPGFGGVADEFEAVAPVAAPPAPGDRVRLAVDHDGIAVIG from the coding sequence ATGGCGTTGGAGCTGAACGGGATCAGCGTCCGGTACGGGGCGGTCGAGGCGGTGTCCGACGTGGACCTCGCGGTCGGCGACGGCGAGGTGGTGGCGCTGCTGGGGCCGTCGGGGTGCGGGAAGTCGACGCTGCTGCGGGCCGTCGCGGGGCTGGAGCAGCCGTCGGCGGGCGTGGTGGCGTGGGACGGCGTGGACGTGGCGGGCACTCCGGTCCACCGGCGGGGGTTCGGCCTGGTGTTCCAGGACGGGCAGCTGTTCCCGCACCGGGACGTGGCGGGCAACGTGGCGTTCGGGCTGCGGATGCGCCGGGAGCCGCGGGAGGTCCGGCGTGCGCGGGTCGACGAGCTGCTGGAGCTGGTCGGCCTCGGCGGGTACCAGCGGCGGAAGGTGACCGAGCTGTCCGGCGGCGAGCAGCAGCGGGTGGCGCTGGCCCGTGCGCTCGCGCCGCGACCCCGGCTGCTGCTGCTGGACGAGCCGCTGTCGGCGCTGGACCGGGCGTTGCGGGAGTCGTTGGCGGTGGACCTGGCGCGGCTGCTGCGGGAGGCCGGCGCGACGGCGCTGGTGGTGACGCACGACCACGACGAGGCGTTCACGCTGGCGGACCGGGTGGCGGTGATGCGGGCGGGTCGGATCCGCCAGGTCGGGCCGCCGTCCCTGGTGTGGCGGTCGCCGGTGGACGTCGAGGTGGCCCGGTTCCTCGGGTGCGGGAAGGTGCTGGGCGCGGAGGCGGCGCGGCGACTCCTGGGGGTGCCCGCGCGGGTCGGGCTGCGGGCGACGGCACTGCGCGTGGACCCGGACGGCCCGCTGTCGGCGGAGGTGCTGGAACGCGTCCACCGCCGCGATCACGTCCGACTGCTGGTCCGGTTGGTCGGGGCGGGCAGCGAGCCGGGCGCCGACGCCGCCGCCGCTGCGGGCGAGGCCGGTGCGGAACAGGTCGGTCCCGATCAGGCCGGTGCCGATCAGGCCGGTGCCGGCGTGGACCGGTCGGGTGCGACCGGCGTGCCCGGCTTCGGCGGGGTAGCGGACGAGTTCGAGGCGGTGGCCCCGGTCGCCGCACCCCCTGCTCCCGGCGACCGGGTCCGGCTGGCCGTCGACCACGACGGCATCGCCGTCATCGGGTAG